A region of Ursus arctos isolate Adak ecotype North America unplaced genomic scaffold, UrsArc2.0 scaffold_31, whole genome shotgun sequence DNA encodes the following proteins:
- the KCNK17 gene encoding potassium channel subfamily K member 17 isoform X1, with translation MAPGPGLPASLALCRPRARASPDHRAPECPVPGTVLLLLAYLAYLALGTCVFWVLERPAARDSSARFQRDKWALLQNFTCLDGPALDSLIRGIVQAYQNGDIVLGNTTSMGRWEFMGSFFFSVSTVTTIGYGNLSPRTMAARLFCIFFALVGIPLNLVVLNRLGHLMQRGMHRCARRLGGARQDPTKARWLAGAGALLSGLLLFLLLPPLLFCHMEGWSYVESFYFAFITLSTVGFGDYVIGERALQAAGAVAWALNCEAAPCLLCLLAPAMHQAPWGLAGPKSRGHGPWPVQPTLSCDGAKVQLKSDTWSLTLGLELAVSDTPGPLDKHWKCPRLNYCYELSPS, from the exons ATGGCTCCAGGCCccggcctccctgcctctctggcgCTGTGCAGACCCCGAGCCCGGGCGTCGCCGGACCACAGGGCTCCGGAGTGCCcggtgccaggcaccgtgctccTGCTGCTCGCCTACCTGGCTTACCTGGCGCTGGGCACCTGCGTGTTCTGGGTGCTGGAGAGGCCCGCGGCGCGTGATTCCAGCGCGAGGTTCCAGCGCGACAAGTGGGCGCTGCTGCAGAACTTCACATGTCTGGACGGCCCAGCGCTGGACTCGCTGATCCGG GGCATCGTCCAAGCGTACCAAAATGGGGACATTGTCCTTGGCAACACCACCAGCATGGGGCGCTGGGAGTTCATGGGCTCCTTCTTCTTTTCCGTGTCCACCGTCACCACCATTG GCTACGGCAACCTGAGCCCCCGAACGATGGCCGCCCGCCTCTTCTGCATCTTCTTCGCTCTTGTGGGGATCCCGCTCAACCTCGTGGTGCTCAACCGGCTGGGGCATCTTATGCAGCGGGGGATGCACCGCTGTGCCCGCAGGCTGGGGGGCGCCCGGCAG GACCCGACCAAAGCTCGGTGGCTTGCGGGCGCTGGCGCCCTCCTCTCGGGCCTCCTGCTTTTCCTGCTGCTGCCCCCGCTGCTCTTCTGCCACATGGAGGGCTGGAGCTACGTGGAGAGCTTCTACTTCGCCTTCATCACCCTCAGCACCGTGGGCTTCGGCGACTACGTGATTGGTGAGAGAGCCCTGCAGGCGGCGGGAGCGGTGGCCTGGGCGCTCAACTGTGAGGCCGCCCCGTGCCTGCTCTGTCTGCTGGCACCTGCTATGCACCAGGCCCCATGGGGACTTGCAGGCCCAAAGTCCAGAGGACATGGTCCTTGGCCAGTTCAGCCTACTTTGTCGTGTGATGGGGCCAAGGTCCAGCTAAAAAGCGACACCTGGAGTTTGACCCTGGGCTTGGAGCTGGCTGTAAGCGACACTCCGGGCCCTCTGGACAAGCACTGGAAATGTCCGAGGCTCAACTATTGTTATGAGCTATCACCAAGTTAG
- the KCNK17 gene encoding potassium channel subfamily K member 17 isoform X2: MAPGPGLPASLALCRPRARASPDHRAPECPVPGTVLLLLAYLAYLALGTCVFWVLERPAARDSSARFQRDKWALLQNFTCLDGPALDSLIRGIVQAYQNGDIVLGNTTSMGRWEFMGSFFFSVSTVTTIGYGNLSPRTMAARLFCIFFALVGIPLNLVVLNRLGHLMQRGMHRCARRLGGARQDPTKARWLAGAGALLSGLLLFLLLPPLLFCHMEGWSYVESFYFAFITLSTVGFGDYVIGMDPSRRYPLWYKNTVSLWILFGMAWLALIIKFTLSLLETPRGACSRYHHSCKENFKPRSCRQSPDGEAEPRLPQPGCRPEEPMGIRQHPEPSTQASCCGKDN, translated from the exons ATGGCTCCAGGCCccggcctccctgcctctctggcgCTGTGCAGACCCCGAGCCCGGGCGTCGCCGGACCACAGGGCTCCGGAGTGCCcggtgccaggcaccgtgctccTGCTGCTCGCCTACCTGGCTTACCTGGCGCTGGGCACCTGCGTGTTCTGGGTGCTGGAGAGGCCCGCGGCGCGTGATTCCAGCGCGAGGTTCCAGCGCGACAAGTGGGCGCTGCTGCAGAACTTCACATGTCTGGACGGCCCAGCGCTGGACTCGCTGATCCGG GGCATCGTCCAAGCGTACCAAAATGGGGACATTGTCCTTGGCAACACCACCAGCATGGGGCGCTGGGAGTTCATGGGCTCCTTCTTCTTTTCCGTGTCCACCGTCACCACCATTG GCTACGGCAACCTGAGCCCCCGAACGATGGCCGCCCGCCTCTTCTGCATCTTCTTCGCTCTTGTGGGGATCCCGCTCAACCTCGTGGTGCTCAACCGGCTGGGGCATCTTATGCAGCGGGGGATGCACCGCTGTGCCCGCAGGCTGGGGGGCGCCCGGCAG GACCCGACCAAAGCTCGGTGGCTTGCGGGCGCTGGCGCCCTCCTCTCGGGCCTCCTGCTTTTCCTGCTGCTGCCCCCGCTGCTCTTCTGCCACATGGAGGGCTGGAGCTACGTGGAGAGCTTCTACTTCGCCTTCATCACCCTCAGCACCGTGGGCTTCGGCGACTACGTGATTG GGATGGACCCCTCCCGGAGGTACCCGCTGTGGTACAAGAATACGGTGTCCCTGTGGATCCTCTTTGGGATGGCGTGGCTGGCCTTAATCATCAAATTCACCCTCTCCCTGCTAGAGACCCCACGGGGGGCGTGTTCCCGCTACCACCACAGCTGCAAAGAGAACTTCAAGCCCCgaagctgcaggcagagtccGGATGGGGAGGCGGAACCCCGTTTGCCACAGCCCGGCTGCCGTCCAGAGGAGCCTATGGGGATCAGGCAGCATCCAGAACCCTCTACCCAGGCCTCATGCTGTGGAAAGGACAACTAG
- the KCNK16 gene encoding potassium channel subfamily K member 16 isoform X1, with amino-acid sequence MEAWVKGVNPKGNSTNPSNWDFGSSFFFAGTVVTTIGYGNLAPSTEAGQVFCVFYALVGIPLNVVFLNHLGAGLHGHLATLERWEGQPRRSQLLQILGLALFLTLGTLVILILPPMVFSHVEGWSFGEAFYFAFITLSTIGFGDYVVALSQGCDAEKAPAGTHTGKGLQQQERPRLRCRTS; translated from the exons ATGGAAGCCTGGGTGAAGGGTGTGAACCCCAAAGGCAACTCCACCAACCCCAGCAACTGGGACTTCGGCAGCAGTTTCTTCTTTGCAGGCACGGTTGTCACCACCATAG GATACGGCAACCTGGCACCCAGCACGGAAGCAGGCCAGGTCTTCTGTGTCTTCTACGCCCTGGTGGGCATCCCGCTCAACGTGGTCTTCCTCAACCACTTGGGCGCAGGGCTGCATGGCCACCTGGCTACCCTcgagaggtgggaggggcagcccCGGCGCTCCCAG CTGCTGCAGATCCTGGGCCTGGCTCTGTTCCTGACCCTGGGGACACTGGTCATTCTCATCTTGCCGCCCATGGTCTTCAGCCACGTGGAGGGCTGGAGCTTCGGGGAAGCCTTCTACTTCGCCTTCATCACTCTCAGCACCATCGGCTTCGGGGACTATGTTGTCG CACTGAGCCAAGGCTGCGACGCAGAGAAGGCTCCAGCTGGGACACACACAGGGAAGGGTCTACAGCAGCAAGAGAGACCCAGGTTACGCTGCCGAACTTCCTGA